One Coccinella septempunctata chromosome 1, icCocSept1.1, whole genome shotgun sequence DNA window includes the following coding sequences:
- the LOC123321114 gene encoding 3-phosphoinositide-dependent protein kinase 1, which translates to MPQNEDRKKVPKDFYFLKIVGEGSFSTVYLALEAESKKEYAIKVLKKRQIIRENKMEYVNREKKSLLKLGGSKYFVHLYATFQDSEHLYFVLSYARNGELLNHLIRHKSFCLEWVEFYAAELLLALEYMKSKHIIHRDLKPENILFDRNWHILVTDFGSSKIIGEDDTVQQPNDSNNCRRRKNSFVGTAQYVSPEVLHGEKPSYSADLWAFGCIIYQMIVGQTPFRAGSEYLIFQKITNLDYEFPEGFDETARDLVEKLIVIVPENRLGANDSTSYSSIREHSFFKNTNWDDLGPAPALSDGCDKDKDNFVIPNGLEPGLSDEILAQLHLNMLSFPSEPEVVMHEPPVRKKSEPKRRLTDLTQEEIEERLKLQKDDEYSSFVDGNLILKRGILEKKKGTFGFARKRMFLLTFGPHLYYVDPSTMTLKGEVPFSEDMKTEAKNFKVFYVHTPNRIYYLEDPTGYALEWCKAIDEVVTHYFPKKN; encoded by the exons ATGCCTCAGAATGAAGATAGAAAGAAAGTTCCCAAAGATTTTTATTTCCTCAAAATTGTCGGAGAGGGCAGTTTTAGTACTGTTTATTTGGCATTGGAAGCGGAGTCTAAAAAGGAATATGCAA ttaaAGTCTTGAAGAAGAGACAAATAATTCGTGAGAACAAAATGGAATATGTTAATAGGGAAAAAAAGTCATTACTCAAATTGGGGggatcaaaatattttgttcattTGTATGCAACTTTCCAAGACTCGGAGCATCTCTATTTTGTTTTATCATATGCTAGAAATGGCGAGCTACTGAACCACCTCATTCGTCACAAGTCCTTCTGCCTTGAATGGGTCGAGTTTTATGCTGCAGAATTACTTCTTGCCCTCGAATACATGAAATCAAAGCATATCATTCACAGAGATTTGAAgccagaaaatattttgttcgATAGAAACTGGCACATATTGGTGACAGATTTCGGTAGTTCGAAAATTATCGGAGAAGATGACACCGTGCAACAGCCTAATGACTCTAATAATTGTAGACGAAGGAAGAACAGTTTTGTTGGGACTGCTCAGTATGTGAGTCCGGAAGTGTTGCATGGTGAGAAACCCTCGTATAGTGCCGATCTCTGGGCTTTTGGTTGTATAATATATCAGATGATTGTGGGACAAACTCCCTTCAGAGCGGGGAGTGAATATTTAATTTTCCAAAAGATAACAAATTTAGATTATGAATTTCCTGAAGGTTTCGATGAGACTGCAAGGGACCTCGTGGAAAAATTGATAGTTATAGTTCCTGAAAATAGACTGGGGGCAAACGATTCCACTTCCTACTCGAGTATACGTGAACACTCGTTCTTCAAAAATACCAACTGGGATGACCTCGGACCCGCTCCCGCTCTATCAGATGGCTGTGATAAAGATAAAGATAATTTTGTGATTCCCAATGGCCTGGAGCCAGGACTCTCGGATGAAATTTTAGCTCAGTTGCACCTCAATATGCTCTCCTTTCCCTCCGAACCTGAAGTTGTGATGCACGAACCTCCAGTTCGGAAAAAATCCGAACCTAAGAGGAGGCTGACCGATCTTACTCAGGAAGAGATTGAGGAGCGGTTGAAGCTGCAGAAGGATGACGAATATTCTTCTTTCGTCGATGGAAATTTGATACTGAAACGGGGAATTTTGGAGAAGAAGAAGGGAACTTTTGGTTTTGCTAGGAAACGTATGTTTTTGTTGACTTTCGGACCTCATTTGTACTATGTCGATCCTAGCACCATGACTTTGAAGGGAGAAGTACCTTTTAGCGAGGACATGAAGACTGAAGCCAAAAATTTTAAAGTATTCTATGTACATACG ccTAATAGGATATACTATTTAGAAGATCCTACAGGATATGCACTAGAATGGTGTAAAGCAATAGATGAAGTTGTCACACATTACTTTCCCAAGAAAAATTGA